Genomic segment of Panicum virgatum strain AP13 chromosome 9N, P.virgatum_v5, whole genome shotgun sequence:
TTGATCAAAGAGACAGAGAACGAGAGATTTCTGAAGTAAGCGCACCGTTCACGAAGACGTCTTTCTTCGCTTCACGGAATGAAATGAATGAGATGTTGACAAAGCACAGCGTTTCATCGATAActgtaacatcccggatttttccggtatgttataaagtcgaaaactgtgaatttcaaaaaaaattcgtgGCAATGCTGTAAATATCAACCTAAGTAGGATTTATGCCTTCTCAAAAatcctagtaattaaaattttctaatATAATTAAGGATAATGTATTGCTAGTGTGAGAATATTTGGAGTTATCGAATTTATTTGGCTCTACCTTGTTTATTCGAATCTGgatttggatttattttattGTGTGAAAATTGTGTAGAAATTAAATCGaggtgtgcccctcaatttaatttcaaatgCTAACACTTGtgtgggatttaatttgaattgaaccATTCGAATTAAATCCGAGCCCTAACCCCAGACCGGCACTGACTCAGTTCAGCCCGTAACCCAAGATCCACCtcaacccagtccggcccggTTGAACCTAAACCCACCTAGACCCAACGGCAGCCCAACCCGCCGGCCTGCTAGCTCCCGCGCAGCTGGCCTGCACCGGCCCACACGCCCACCAGCCTGCACACCAGACCGGTCCCGCGCGACCCAGCAATACTGCCCCAACCGCCCGCGCCGCGAGCCAGCCCAACCGCCCGCGCGGACGCGCTGCTCAGCCCGCAGCGCCCTCCTTTCCACTGCCGCCCGGGCCCGCTTGCCAGGGAAATGGGGAAACTATTCCCCTTTCTTCCCCGTCGCAAGGCCGCCCGCTGCTCTGCTTttcgcccggcgccgccgcctccacctgctCCCGCGCAGTGCCATCCCCGCGTCGCGACAAGCGGACGAAACCGCCGCGCCACCTTTTTCCCTCGGCCCGCGCCACGCACCCCGGAAACCCTAGGTTCCACGCGGGAGGCCGCTGGATGCTTGCCACGTAGCCTCCGCGCGCACACCGACCCCCGGCGTCAATCCTCGGCGTCCATGCCCCGCACCAAGCCCAGAACCCTAGCTGACCCGCCTATAAAACCCGCAGCCTccgcccaaaccctagagcCCAAGTGCTTTTCCCCTTCCGCCGCCACAGTCACCAAGAACCAGAGGAGGAGATGGAGCagtggaggagaggagagccCGGGgccaagaaagaagaagaggaggagcgcCGCTGTAGCCGGTCTAGCGCCACGCCAAGAGACGGAAGAACCAAGGAGGGGAAGCCGGGGAGACGGAGGAGCGCCGCCCGGAACACGTCGCCGCCACTGGATCAGCGCCCTGTACGACGACCTCGACGATCATGAGCTGCACTGCACGGCATCGCCTCGTCTCGGCCACGAACCACCCTGCGTCGCGCCTAGCTTCACCGAGCACCCCGGTAGGCCACCGTCCGCCGTTTGCCCCGCCTTTTGACCCTGTGTCGCTGTTcggccgccatgcgccgccACCGACCCCTCCGTAGCCAGCCCTAGGACGCCCCGTCCCAACCTTTCGTGCAGGAGCCAaagccgtcgcgccgccgcaccgagctcGCTCGGCAGCGCTATGTCGCGGCCCTGGAAGCCAGGTGCCCGCACATGCGTGCGCTACCCAAACCTGAGCAAGCCTGGGGTGCTACTCTTGGCACGCCACGGCGAGCTCTGCCACCACCGGCCGTGCTGCTCCCTGGCTTCCCAGGGGCTCGCACGCACACGACTAGACCCTGGCCAAGCTATGCCTTTTTCCTTGCCGTCGATCGTCCTCTACTCCGGCCAGCCACGCCATGGACTCGGTGTTCCGAGCACACACGCGTGTGTGCACTGGCCTGCCCTAGGCCGAGCCCCTAGCGCCAAACCTTGGCACGCAAGAGCCTGGCTCTGCCCTGACCACCAGACCGTTGTGCCGCACTGGTACACGCGCACGCGCCGTGTTCCGCGCGCACACACCCTGCCAGCCGGAAAGGCCGAGCCCTTTGGCTCACGCCACGCCGCCACCTTGACCTTGTCCTGAACCCgccaccgcttcgtcgccgtctcACTGCTGTTCCGCCACACAGACGCGCCACACCACCGCCCTGTCCTGCCTCGCCGTGGTTgcgtcgcgccgcgcgcgcgcacacgcaCAGCGCCCTCGCTCTTGCCTTGCCATGTCCTCGTTGGAGCTctgccgccgaccgccgccgccgtcgcctggaGACCACCACCGCCCGTCTTTGTTTCGCCACTGTCGTGGCCTAGGGCCACACTTTTGCCTCGCTTTTCGCCCTGACGCGCGCGTGAGCCTACTACCGGCAGCCCTGACCTTCCCCTCACCACGGGACCTGGCCATCTGTCGCCACCTTGCTTCGCCCTGTCCTCACCGCGGGACGCGAGACTGCCACGCCGGCCTCGTCGTCGTGGGCTTGAGCCGTTTGCAGCCCGGCCTTGTCGCCCTTGCCTCCTTCCTCGCCTCCGTGACACCGCCACCCTGGAAGAAGCTCGTCACTGCCTGGAGAAGAGAAACCCCGTGAAGGCAACCCCACCGTCTACCACCGCCGGAGCCGTCAAGGTCAAGGAGCCCTGAGATCTGCCACACCAGAGTCCCTAGACACGCGAGCCGGATTCCGCCATGGCGCCGTGCCTTTGCTCCGCCGCCGAGGGTGGAATTCCTCGAGCCGTTGTCGCCGTCCGCCGCGGGAGGGAGCAGACAGAGGAAGCGAAgggaagaaggaagaaaggagacgcTGACATGGGAGCCCGACCCGTCAGccaaagagagaaaagaaaaggataaaggaaaagaagaaaagagaaggggAGTAACTGGGCCACTTTCGGCCCAGGAAGCCAGAACCCGAGCCGGCCCTTCTTTCCAAGCCGAGCCGACCGCCCCTCGAGCCAGCCTGCTTAGCCGGCCTGCGAGCCGCAAGCCAAGCCAACCCAGGAACGCGAGCCAAGCCAAGTTGGACCATGAGCCGGCCCAATCTCGTTTCCAGCCCAAGGACCCTTaaaccctttttctttttctggtttAGACTGACGTGTGGGTCCCACTTGTAAGTCACTACCGAGAGGCTGACCAGTAGGGCCCACTGACCTGCGGACCCCCACTGACCCAGTTGACCAGTCAACGGTCAATGTTGACTTGATCAACGCTGACATCAGCAGGGACCACTGCTGATGTCAGCAGAGCTGACCCCAAGGTGACGTTATGATGACAtcatgctgacgtcatcatgccacgtggcacACTCTGGTGCTGCCACATGTCACctcttgtttttcctttttcgatAACCTTTATTAATTCTAGAAAATGCtttaatcttagaaaattcacagtaattcaaccggagctccgaaaacTATGAAACCAGTTTCGTAATTCttataaaatcatgatctacccgatagaataggttttgttgtgagttggatcttatttgagcagttttgtgcattcttgcactttggcccctgttTTTATACGTAATTATGACTAGGTCCTGACGAGAAGGAGTTGACCGACGTCCCGGACGACCAGAAGACCCAGAAGGACGTACCCGGAGACCAGAAGCCCTGGAGGACCAGGAAGACTAcgaagacctatcaggttcacgcccatctatgtttcgaatacctattaggcattgcttgctagacacGCTACGCCCCCAAATTGAGTgttgagatgagcttgcataaCCATTTACTACCGTATTCCTTGTTTCCCATGTTTATCATTGTTGAtgtatgctattgctactaCGTGTGTGAGATTGGGGTATGGGAATATATATATGGTATAGTCCTTGCGTgctggaagatgcctccacatatATAGGAGTTGGGGATAGGTTACAGcggggcgagcggaccctttcTCCGACCTTAGGGTCGGGAGCTGGgggttgtgtgttgggcacgaccCTGTGAGCACCTGTGATGGGTGACGAGCACCAGTGGCTAGTGCAAGGCTGTTCCCGTGGAAACATGAGTTGAAGAGTTGAGGTGgcgatacctgtaatgggtgccgatCGCGAACCGTGTTTACGGAACGCAAACTGTGGACGAAGACGCTCGCCCTTGCGGgattaaggacttgactttgtggccctagtgacggaactatgtcaaacgtgcacaccacttatcctttatgagggaggacccagcccgagctagctatgcgcggcaccattactgcaggaggatagtgtttcagtgtcagggggagagggcaggaccctatcgcccccgatcgcaggatccatggagattccattctagatagtTTCACAGCCCCTGGCGACCTACTGTGGGAGGACGCACCCCAGATcgggagtaggatggtgccgtagccgttagtttcgttgactAGTGCCTCGGAGAAAGTCGGCTGATCCCCGGCTGGattcggggcgagtgggtacaggtgtacaaccctgcagggtgaaaactatacgtatagctgcgtactcggtcatgtacaactctggatctggcaccacactgtaggtagatccacatatacttttctacctccctctagtctacttttcctgcttggatagcagctgaggtgcggggagagggagttcccgcaccgaaacAGGGTTGAGACAGTTGTAGTGGAAGATAGGAGACCGGGAGTCTGGGTTGCCGGAGCTGCCCGTGTTGAAAGGTGTTTGGATGACTTATACATATACTGCTTGCATAGGAAGACATAGCCTACCCTTGACATTATTTTTATACCGTCTGCATCTacataaagcttgcatacggatggtgacgtgaacctatcccatctttggggatagcctgatagatgcaggatccgagagAAGGAGTCGATAGAATGACAAACGTGGAAGGAGTTAAGGatggcccgagctacactccgagctgcctgtggagaagGATCGAGAAGATTCGTGAAGACGAAGTTTGCCCAGAAGACTAGATATCGTTTCCGCTTTCTGTTTGTTTccttttagcccaaggggcttgtactctgaggttcgtattacaatcctttggattatgtaataaataaacacatgtgatgttgtaaacgtgagttatgtctgtgatattcaatttaaatgagttctgtatgtgatagctactgatccagggactatcacgacgatacagaggGTCGGGTTCACCTTTCGGGAACCCGGTCTGTTTCAATAACCTTCAGAATTTTGTGTGTGTCCAGAGATGTCAAAGGGAATTGCTCCTAAAGAGTACGAAGTATTTTGCTGAACTCAGGACTACTGTACCTGGGAGAGGCACTCCATGTTCCTGAAGTCCCTCAGGCTAATCCCCTTCTGTGTTGGTGGAATGTTCTGAATGATCTCCTCTTGCTCGGCCTGAAATTGTACCACACAACTATCAGTTCAAATACTCAACAAAAAAATTGTGCATCTATGTATGGATGCATTTCCGTTTCGCTACAAAAAAGTACTAATATTTGAACGCCAAAAAACCATTTTTGCTTACCTTTGCCTTTGCAAATATCTCTGGGTTTTCCTGCAGGAACACCGTAGCCCACATGGAGATGTGTGCGGACGACTCATGCCCCGCGTTCAGGTACAAGATGAGGATGTCAATGATCTCCTCGTCGTccagcctcctcctcccatGCTCGTCCTCGGCCTCGATCAGGCGATCCATCATGTCCATGTTCGACTTGGCGAGACCCTTCATCGTCGTCGCCCTCCTCTCGTTCAGGATACCCTGCAGCACAAATACCAGCTTCTTGCGAGCCTGAAATGTTGGGCGTGCTTCTGTTAGCTCAGCGTGTCAGTGTCGATCGATGTTGCTTCCAAGATCGGGCATTGGCGGCCTTGAAAGCCTTGTGGAAGGTGAAGCCGGGAAGGTTAATGGCCATGGCTCTAATCCCGTTGTTGAGGTCGGTGTAGCTCGTCTCCAGCGCCCGCATGGTGGTGTAATCGGCCTCGGTCAGGAATATCTGCACGATGATCTTGAACGTCACCCGCCGCAGCTCCGTTAGGAACTCGATCTCGCCAGCCTCCGACCACCGGCGCAGCGCCTCCGCCACGGTGCGGTCGATGAAGCCCAGGTACGTGCTGAGCGCGTCGGAGCCGTTGATGGGCGCGGCCGTGATCTTCCTCAGCCTCCGGTGCTCCTCGCGGGGTAAGACGAAGAAGGCCTTGCTGCCGATGAGCGCGACGATGGCCTTGGGCCACCCATCGGCGAAGCTGTCGTCGTCCATGAGCACCCGCTTGCACGCGTCCGGGGTGGCCACCAGGATCGTCGGGCTGCTGAACATGAAGGCCCTGTACATGCCGGCGCGCCCGAAACTGCGCCGTGAATACCATCGCAAGCGATGATGTCTCGTCAGACAGGTCGGACCCTCGCGAGTAATGCCACGTGCGTTGATGATGGACGGCCATGATTCGTGCAGGTGGGGAGTGTGGAGACAGCAGGCCGGCAGCGCTCACCGTCGGATGAAGGAGCCGATGAAGGAGTCGGGGTTGCCGGACTTGAAGGCCCGGAGGAACGCCCACATGGCGCCGACGACGGGCCACCCCATGTCCCCCGGCGGCAGCCGCTGCCAACAAGCCCGGGCCTGCCATGCCCTGACCCCCTCCTCCGCAGAGATCGATCCTAGAATAAGCACGCAATGCAAGGCCGGAAGGCAGAAGAGCTCAAGGACGAGGAACACTGACGATGGTTATGGTTACTGATATTGGGAGCGTTGCCACAGACTGGCAGACACTGCGTCATGATCAAGTGTTGGTCCTTATTTTTCCTTGTTTAACTTCGCTACACTTGAAGTTTTAGCTTACGCATTCAGACTTAATGATATTCAGGCAAGAGCGCCTAAACAATTCGATAAAGTTAAACGTGGACGTGGCACATCTGATCGTGTGCTAAGATCCTCTTCCTAGCTAGTTACGCG
This window contains:
- the LOC120689309 gene encoding ent-kaurenoic acid oxidase-like, translated to MGWPVVGAMWAFLRAFKSGNPDSFIGSFIRRFGRAGMYRAFMFSSPTILVATPDACKRVLMDDDSFADGWPKAIVALIGSKAFFVLPREEHRRLRKITAAPINGSDALSTYLGFIDRTVAEALRRWSEAGEIEFLTELRRVTFKIIVQIFLTEADYTTMRALETSYTDLNNGIRAMAINLPGFTFHKAFKAANGILNERRATTMKGLAKSNMDMMDRLIEAEDEHGRRRLDDEEIIDILILYLNAGHESSAHISMWATVFLQENPEIFAKAKAEQEEIIQNIPPTQKGISLRDFRNMECLSQGNSPRPGTFLPFGLGTRQCPGNDLAKLEVSIFLHHFLLGYKLTRTTPSCQIKYLPHPRPVDNCLAKITKVSDEQ